A section of the Amycolatopsis sp. AA4 genome encodes:
- a CDS encoding SRPBCC family protein — protein MEWTGARYADAPTVQVDAWIDGSPEQVWRFASDVELMPELSGELQSVRWCDEGSAPALGRSFVGHNRHRMRGDWETTSYIVECEKPRVFAWAVSDPANPTAVWRFTLAPENGGTRLTQWAQMGPGPSGVTEVIARMPEKEQKIVHVRLSEFEAAMTATLGAIKDRVEAAG, from the coding sequence ATGGAGTGGACCGGCGCGCGGTACGCGGACGCCCCGACCGTGCAGGTGGACGCGTGGATCGACGGCTCGCCCGAGCAGGTCTGGCGGTTCGCCTCGGACGTCGAGCTGATGCCGGAGCTGAGCGGCGAACTGCAGTCGGTCCGGTGGTGCGACGAGGGTTCGGCGCCGGCGCTCGGCCGGTCCTTCGTCGGGCACAACCGCCACCGGATGCGCGGCGACTGGGAAACCACGTCCTACATCGTCGAATGCGAAAAGCCGCGCGTTTTCGCCTGGGCGGTCAGCGATCCGGCCAATCCGACCGCGGTCTGGCGGTTCACCCTCGCCCCGGAAAACGGCGGCACGCGGCTCACGCAGTGGGCGCAGATGGGGCCGGGGCCGTCCGGGGTCACCGAGGTGATCGCGCGGATGCCGGAGAAGGAACAGAAGATCGTGCACGTCCGGCTGAGCGAGTTCGAGGCCGCGATGACCGCCACGCTCGGCGCGATCAAGGACCGCGTCGAGGCCGCCGGATGA
- a CDS encoding VOC family protein — MRRLSGVTIDCLEPQVLAGFWSTLLDRPVTAEQDGPDWATVGSRLDAAPRLTFQRVPEPKRGKVRLHLDLEVDDVDEARAQIEQLGGQWTGVRHDYPGEGVVLVMADPEGHEFCVVHYL, encoded by the coding sequence GTGAGACGGCTGAGCGGCGTCACGATCGATTGCCTGGAACCGCAGGTGCTGGCAGGTTTCTGGAGCACGCTTCTCGACCGGCCCGTTACCGCGGAGCAGGACGGACCGGACTGGGCCACGGTCGGCTCCCGGCTCGATGCCGCTCCCCGTCTCACGTTCCAGCGGGTCCCCGAACCGAAGCGCGGCAAGGTCCGGCTGCATCTGGACCTCGAGGTCGACGACGTCGACGAGGCGCGGGCGCAGATCGAACAGCTTGGCGGGCAGTGGACCGGCGTACGCCACGACTACCCCGGGGAGGGCGTCGTGCTGGTGATGGCCGACCCCGAGGGGCACGAATTCTGCGTCGTCCACTACCTCTGA
- the folP gene encoding dihydropteroate synthase: protein MHTPDLVFRGRRLTSDRALVMAIVNRTPDSFYDNGATFEEAPAQAAIRRAHAEGADLIDIGGVPAGKGPEVTAAEEIRRVVPTVEWARENFPDLVISVDTYRAEVADAVCRAGADLVNDNWAAVEPEILDVAAEHGAGYICSHTNGLVPRAEALRPVYDDVVAAVVEGTTSLAERALAAGVPREGIMIDPCIDFGKNSYQSLELLRHVDALVATGWPVLMALSNKDVIGETLDLPVGERVIGTLAATAVSALHGAAMFRAHQVRETRQVAEMVASIVGTRPPANVVRSV from the coding sequence ATGCATACGCCCGACCTCGTGTTCCGAGGCCGTCGCCTCACCAGTGACCGCGCCCTGGTGATGGCCATCGTCAACCGCACCCCAGACTCCTTCTACGACAACGGTGCGACCTTCGAAGAAGCCCCCGCGCAAGCGGCCATCCGGCGCGCGCACGCCGAGGGCGCCGACCTGATCGACATCGGCGGCGTGCCCGCGGGCAAGGGCCCCGAGGTCACCGCGGCCGAGGAGATCCGCCGCGTCGTGCCGACCGTCGAATGGGCCCGCGAGAACTTCCCCGACCTGGTGATCAGCGTGGACACCTACCGCGCCGAGGTCGCCGACGCGGTCTGCCGCGCGGGCGCGGACCTGGTCAACGACAACTGGGCCGCGGTCGAACCGGAAATCCTCGACGTCGCCGCCGAGCACGGCGCGGGCTACATCTGCTCGCACACCAACGGTCTCGTGCCGCGCGCCGAAGCCCTCCGGCCGGTGTACGACGACGTGGTGGCGGCGGTCGTCGAAGGCACCACCTCGCTGGCCGAGCGCGCGCTCGCCGCGGGGGTGCCGCGCGAGGGCATCATGATCGACCCCTGCATCGACTTCGGGAAGAACTCCTACCAGTCGCTCGAACTGCTGCGGCACGTCGACGCGCTGGTCGCGACGGGCTGGCCGGTGCTGATGGCGCTGTCGAACAAGGACGTGATCGGCGAAACGCTGGACCTCCCGGTCGGCGAACGGGTCATCGGCACGCTCGCCGCCACCGCGGTGTCCGCGCTGCACGGCGCGGCGATGTTCCGCGCGCACCAGGTCCGCGAAACGCGGCAGGTCGCGGAGATGGTGGCGAGCATCGTCGGCACCCGGCCGCCGGCGAACGTTGTACGGTCGGTCTGA
- a CDS encoding cupin domain-containing protein: protein MTTQPLDLRAVLAGFDAPWSPRIVANVNDYDIRLARFSGEHVWHKHDNTDEFFLVLDGSIEIGLREPDGERTVTLTREQAFVVPRGTFHKPSSKEGAVVLLVEPAGTLSVGDEHEEVPDTVDVTVGHRV, encoded by the coding sequence ATGACAACTCAGCCCCTCGACCTGCGGGCCGTGCTCGCCGGCTTCGACGCCCCGTGGAGTCCCCGGATCGTCGCCAACGTCAACGACTACGACATCCGTCTCGCCCGGTTCTCCGGCGAGCACGTGTGGCACAAGCACGACAACACCGACGAGTTCTTCCTCGTCCTCGACGGCAGCATCGAGATCGGCCTGCGCGAACCGGACGGCGAGCGGACCGTGACGCTGACCCGCGAACAGGCGTTCGTGGTCCCGCGCGGCACGTTCCACAAGCCGTCGTCGAAGGAGGGCGCGGTGGTGCTGCTCGTGGAGCCCGCCGGGACGCTTTCGGTCGGCGACGAGCACGAAGAAGTGCCCGACACTGTGGACGTGACCGTCGGGCATCGCGTCTGA
- a CDS encoding pyrimidine reductase family protein, which produces MREIFPGNSDRTEADVEQLYVYPDGPKWLAVNFVSSADGGITIDGRSGGLSTPADRIVYRLGNDLADVLLVGAGTAMAEGFEGLRPDEKTAERRRRHGLAPIAPIAVVSTGRSLPPDAPVITKALVPTIVVTSAATDPELREAWASAGADVLIAGTGDPTLHEATGDPALHADPEDQRPRPRHGDVDLRAAVDELARRGLRRIDCEGGPHLFASLLAAGVVDELRLTVAPMLIAGDAPRVAMGAAIDPQQLELLSALVDDNSLLLRYRVH; this is translated from the coding sequence ATGCGCGAGATCTTTCCGGGAAACTCAGACCGCACCGAGGCCGACGTCGAGCAGCTCTACGTCTATCCGGACGGGCCGAAGTGGCTCGCGGTGAACTTCGTGTCCAGCGCCGACGGCGGGATCACCATCGACGGCCGCTCGGGCGGGCTGTCGACGCCCGCGGACCGGATCGTCTACCGGCTGGGCAACGACCTCGCCGACGTCCTGCTGGTCGGCGCGGGCACCGCGATGGCCGAGGGCTTCGAGGGCCTGCGGCCGGACGAGAAGACCGCCGAGCGGCGGCGCCGGCACGGGCTGGCCCCGATCGCGCCGATCGCCGTGGTCAGCACCGGCCGTTCGCTGCCGCCGGACGCCCCGGTGATCACCAAGGCGCTGGTGCCGACGATCGTCGTCACCAGTGCGGCGACCGATCCGGAACTGCGCGAGGCGTGGGCGTCGGCCGGGGCGGATGTCCTGATCGCCGGGACAGGCGACCCAACCCTGCACGAGGCCACCGGCGACCCGGCCCTGCACGCGGACCCGGAGGACCAGCGCCCGCGTCCCCGGCACGGCGACGTCGACCTGCGGGCCGCGGTGGACGAACTGGCCCGGCGAGGACTCCGCCGCATCGACTGCGAGGGCGGACCGCACCTGTTCGCGTCGCTGCTGGCCGCGGGCGTAGTCGACGAACTGCGCCTGACCGTCGCGCCGATGCTGATCGCCGGGGACGCGCCGCGCGTCGCGATGGGCGCGGCCATCGACCCGCAACAGCTCGAACTGCTTTCCGCCCTGGTGGACGACAACTCACTACTCTTGCGGTATCGCGTCCACTGA
- a CDS encoding AMP-binding protein codes for MFYDLSVRDFLDRAETVYPDRIAVVDEPAQPAQSWGEVTYRELARRARAQAANLDALGVPAGGRVAIVSHNSARLLTSFFGVSGWGRILVPVNFRLAPAEVRYIVEHSGAEVLMLDPELKPLLDSVTAKHVFVLGEDDGKIWGGEGEPRPWSADESATATINYTSGTTARPKGVQLTHRNLWLNATTFGLHTTLNDNDVLLHTLPMFHANGWGMPYAVTGLGGRHIVLRKVDGTEILRRVRDHGVTIMCAAPAVVTAALDGAAAWDGEIPGRDRVRIVVAGAPPPTRTIERVRAELGWEFMQIYGLTETSPLVTVNRFRSEWADLDPHEQAKLLGRAGAPALGVRVMIDADGEVLTQSNHNLDGYWENPDETARVQEGNWFHTGDGGTFADGYLTIADRKKDVIITGGENVSSIEVEDALNSHPAVREAAVIGIPDEKWGELVTALVVTDGTEVTADELITHCRQHLAGYKCPKRVEFLDELPRTATGKIQKFKLRQPFWEGQDRQVN; via the coding sequence GTGTTCTATGACCTCAGTGTCCGCGATTTCCTCGACCGCGCCGAAACGGTGTACCCGGACCGGATCGCGGTGGTGGACGAGCCCGCCCAGCCCGCGCAGTCCTGGGGCGAGGTGACCTACCGCGAACTCGCCCGCCGCGCCCGCGCGCAGGCGGCGAACCTCGACGCGCTCGGCGTTCCGGCCGGCGGCCGCGTCGCCATCGTCTCGCACAACTCCGCGCGGCTGCTGACGTCGTTCTTCGGCGTATCCGGCTGGGGCCGCATCCTGGTTCCGGTGAATTTCCGCCTCGCGCCCGCCGAAGTGCGTTACATCGTCGAGCATTCCGGCGCCGAGGTCCTGATGCTCGACCCCGAGCTGAAACCGTTGCTGGACAGCGTAACCGCGAAGCACGTGTTCGTTCTCGGCGAGGACGACGGCAAAATCTGGGGCGGCGAAGGCGAACCGCGGCCGTGGTCGGCCGACGAATCCGCGACCGCCACGATCAACTACACCTCCGGCACCACCGCGCGGCCGAAGGGCGTCCAGCTCACGCACCGCAATTTGTGGCTCAACGCCACGACTTTCGGCCTGCACACCACGCTCAACGACAACGACGTCCTGCTGCACACGCTCCCGATGTTCCACGCGAACGGCTGGGGCATGCCGTACGCGGTCACCGGCCTCGGCGGACGGCACATCGTGCTGCGCAAAGTGGACGGCACCGAAATCCTGCGCCGCGTGCGGGACCACGGCGTGACGATCATGTGCGCCGCCCCCGCCGTCGTCACCGCGGCCCTGGACGGCGCCGCCGCGTGGGACGGCGAAATCCCCGGCCGCGACCGGGTCCGGATCGTCGTGGCCGGCGCGCCGCCGCCGACCCGGACCATCGAACGCGTGCGCGCGGAACTCGGCTGGGAGTTCATGCAGATCTACGGCCTGACCGAGACGTCTCCGCTGGTCACGGTCAACCGCTTCCGCAGCGAATGGGCCGATCTCGACCCGCACGAGCAGGCGAAGCTCCTCGGCCGCGCCGGCGCCCCGGCGCTGGGCGTCCGCGTCATGATCGACGCGGACGGCGAGGTCCTCACCCAGAGCAACCACAACCTCGACGGCTACTGGGAAAACCCGGACGAGACCGCGCGCGTGCAGGAAGGCAACTGGTTCCACACCGGCGACGGCGGCACCTTCGCCGACGGCTACCTGACCATCGCCGACCGCAAGAAGGACGTCATCATCACCGGCGGCGAGAACGTGTCGTCGATCGAGGTGGAGGACGCGCTGAACTCGCACCCGGCCGTCCGCGAAGCCGCGGTGATCGGCATCCCGGACGAGAAGTGGGGCGAACTCGTCACGGCACTGGTGGTGACGGACGGGACCGAGGTGACGGCGGACGAGCTGATCACCCACTGCCGCCAGCACCTGGCCGGGTACAAGTGCCCCAAGCGCGTGGAGTTCCTCGACGAACTGCCGCGGACGGCGACGGGGAAGATCCAGAAGTTCAAGCTGCGGCAGCCCTTCTGGGAGGGACAGGACCGGCAGGTGAACTGA
- a CDS encoding amidohydrolase family protein gives MAKTALRNARVFDGRGLTEPRTVVIDGTVLGADPAGAREIDAAGATLLPGFIDSHVHLTEPAQLAALAAWGVTTGLDMACFPASRVAALRSAGPADFRSAGTPAIGPGGMHVRIPGMPASAIVTTADAAVRFVEERVAEGVDYVKGVAEAPGDGGPPAEALQALVDAARVRGLDTVLHAATPGAYHLAVATGARFVTHVPVVGRIAAEDVAAMKTAGQTAIPTLTMMEAALPYFAGAAGDFVANVAALRAAGVEILAGTDSNAESGAPAEVPHGSSLHREFELLAEAGLTTVEILRAATVDAAQAFGLTDRGEIRLGLRADLVLVEGDPVADLAATRAIRAVWCAGTEISR, from the coding sequence GTGGCCAAGACCGCTCTGCGCAACGCGCGCGTCTTCGACGGGCGAGGGCTCACCGAACCGCGCACCGTCGTGATCGACGGGACAGTGCTCGGCGCCGATCCCGCCGGGGCACGGGAAATCGACGCGGCCGGGGCGACGCTGCTGCCCGGGTTCATCGACTCCCACGTCCACCTGACCGAGCCCGCGCAGCTGGCCGCGCTGGCCGCCTGGGGCGTCACGACCGGCCTGGACATGGCGTGTTTCCCCGCTTCTCGGGTGGCCGCGCTGCGCTCGGCGGGCCCGGCGGATTTCCGCAGCGCCGGCACTCCCGCCATCGGCCCCGGCGGCATGCACGTCCGGATCCCCGGGATGCCCGCGTCCGCGATCGTCACCACCGCGGACGCCGCGGTCCGCTTCGTCGAGGAGCGGGTCGCGGAAGGCGTCGACTACGTCAAGGGCGTCGCGGAGGCCCCCGGCGACGGCGGGCCGCCCGCCGAGGCGCTGCAGGCGCTGGTCGACGCGGCGCGGGTACGAGGTTTGGACACCGTCCTGCACGCGGCGACTCCCGGTGCGTACCACTTGGCGGTCGCGACCGGCGCGCGGTTCGTGACGCATGTGCCGGTGGTCGGCCGGATCGCCGCGGAAGACGTCGCGGCGATGAAGACTGCTGGGCAGACGGCGATTCCGACGCTCACCATGATGGAGGCGGCGCTTCCGTACTTCGCCGGCGCGGCGGGGGATTTCGTGGCCAACGTGGCTGCCCTGCGCGCTGCCGGAGTCGAGATCCTCGCCGGTACCGACAGCAACGCCGAATCCGGCGCCCCGGCCGAGGTCCCGCACGGGTCGAGCCTGCACCGCGAGTTCGAACTGCTCGCCGAGGCTGGGTTGACCACGGTGGAGATCCTGCGCGCCGCCACGGTCGACGCGGCCCAGGCGTTCGGGCTGACCGACCGCGGCGAGATCCGGCTCGGGTTGCGGGCAGACCTGGTGCTGGTCGAGGGCGACCCGGTGGCTGATTTGGCGGCGACGCGGGCCATTCGCGCGGTGTGGTGCGCGGGGACGGAAATCTCCCGTTAA
- a CDS encoding MarR family winged helix-turn-helix transcriptional regulator, whose protein sequence is MSGSPGRTPADPVLDQIGPALSRLRRRTPASNKDLSRNLVLNVIADAPGETTVGGLAVEMGVAQPVASRTVAACIADGLLRRAASQADGRRTVLELTEQGEAERNRFAAEQRKAFEEITAAWPAEERVQFARLLARYGADAAEWSRKRAASQD, encoded by the coding sequence ATGAGCGGCTCTCCTGGGCGGACCCCCGCCGACCCGGTGCTGGACCAGATCGGCCCGGCGCTGTCCCGGCTGCGCCGGCGCACCCCGGCGTCGAACAAGGACCTGTCCCGCAATCTGGTGCTCAACGTGATCGCCGACGCGCCCGGCGAAACGACGGTCGGCGGCCTCGCGGTCGAAATGGGCGTCGCCCAGCCGGTGGCCAGCCGGACCGTCGCCGCGTGCATCGCCGACGGACTGCTGCGCCGGGCGGCCTCTCAGGCGGACGGACGTCGTACCGTGCTCGAACTGACCGAGCAGGGCGAGGCGGAACGGAATCGGTTCGCCGCGGAACAGCGGAAAGCGTTCGAGGAGATCACGGCTGCTTGGCCGGCGGAGGAGCGGGTTCAGTTCGCCCGGCTGCTGGCCAGGTACGGCGCCGATGCCGCCGAGTGGTCTCGGAAACGGGCGGCGAGCCAGGACTGA
- a CDS encoding LuxR C-terminal-related transcriptional regulator → MTPPGRLALTASPLVAGALKALQIATELPVAMGGPVSAASRSHVIDQLRGTMTRSLQHVQVDTGAGLGGKAVALARPSTVVDYLSAQGITHKYDHAVAPERLRAMVALPVRVGETTRAVLYAASRESITFGDRLLHAATAVATRLGRDIEVEEEVQRRMAAPTAVPAAERGDLHAELTAIAGSITDETARQRLLAVCERLRPELDLPGVALTPREIDVLRLVSEGCTNDEISDRLGLLPNTVKSYLKHAMRKLAVSNRVQAVNRARAAGLLRAP, encoded by the coding sequence ATGACGCCTCCGGGCCGGCTCGCGCTGACGGCCAGCCCCCTGGTCGCCGGCGCGCTCAAAGCACTGCAAATCGCCACCGAACTGCCGGTCGCGATGGGCGGGCCGGTGTCGGCGGCTTCTCGTTCGCACGTCATCGACCAGCTGCGCGGCACCATGACCCGGTCGTTGCAGCACGTGCAGGTGGACACCGGAGCCGGGCTCGGCGGCAAAGCGGTGGCACTCGCCCGTCCGTCGACGGTGGTCGACTACCTCAGCGCGCAGGGCATCACGCACAAATACGACCACGCGGTGGCGCCCGAACGGCTGCGCGCGATGGTGGCGCTGCCGGTGCGCGTCGGCGAGACCACGCGCGCGGTGCTGTACGCGGCGTCCCGGGAGTCCATCACGTTCGGCGACCGTCTGTTGCACGCGGCGACCGCGGTGGCGACTCGGCTGGGACGCGACATCGAGGTCGAAGAGGAAGTGCAGCGCCGGATGGCCGCCCCGACGGCCGTCCCCGCGGCCGAACGCGGCGACCTGCACGCCGAACTCACCGCGATCGCCGGGTCGATCACCGACGAAACCGCCCGGCAGCGGCTGCTCGCGGTGTGCGAACGGCTGCGCCCGGAGCTGGACCTGCCCGGCGTCGCGCTGACCCCGCGCGAGATCGACGTGCTGCGGCTGGTCAGCGAGGGCTGCACGAACGACGAGATCTCCGACCGGCTCGGCCTGCTGCCCAATACGGTCAAGTCGTACCTGAAGCACGCGATGCGGAAGCTGGCCGTGTCGAACCGGGTACAGGCGGTGAACCGGGCTCGGGCCGCCGGGTTGCTGCGGGCCCCGTGA
- a CDS encoding helix-turn-helix domain-containing protein — MKRTSFAQWPCSIARTMDLLGDWWTPLVLRDAFYGVRRFDEFQQALGIARNTLADRLRRLVDEGLLEKRAYQAEPVRYDYVLTEKGRDFWSVLAAMTAWGDRWLATEAGPPIVLHHETCGHDTTATVVCADCGEPLSAEDTRMRRGPGFPERLAQRPDVQARFAPQE, encoded by the coding sequence ATGAAACGCACTTCCTTCGCGCAGTGGCCGTGCTCGATCGCCCGGACCATGGACCTGCTCGGGGACTGGTGGACGCCGCTGGTGCTGCGGGACGCGTTCTACGGCGTCCGCCGCTTCGACGAGTTCCAGCAGGCCCTCGGCATCGCGCGCAACACCCTCGCCGACCGGCTGCGCAGGCTGGTCGACGAGGGTCTGCTGGAAAAGCGTGCCTACCAGGCCGAACCGGTGCGCTACGACTACGTGCTCACCGAGAAGGGGCGCGATTTCTGGAGCGTGCTGGCCGCGATGACGGCCTGGGGCGACCGGTGGCTGGCCACCGAGGCGGGCCCGCCGATCGTGCTGCACCACGAAACGTGCGGGCACGACACGACCGCGACCGTCGTGTGCGCGGATTGCGGCGAGCCGCTGTCCGCCGAAGACACCCGGATGCGGCGCGGGCCGGGCTTTCCGGAGCGTCTCGCGCAGCGCCCGGACGTCCAGGCGAGGTTCGCGCCCCAGGAGTAG
- a CDS encoding amidohydrolase family protein, with the protein MTLTAIANARLFDGEKSLGVRTVVLDGTRIVQVGGEIPAGSEIVDGAGATLLPGLIDAHVHSAPGSLALALRFGVTTELEMQGMNTRENRAHLTDDDTVADVRSAGFGITPPGGHPSELMPEGFRPKWELPPVMPVMPFSTTPEEAAAFVPQLLARGSDFIKFMIDDGSVEGHPGLPCLDQATVNAGVAEAKKYGALTVAHALTAEATRMAVEAGIDGLAHVFMDEPHTPEIIRLVKDAGMFVIPCITLNASLMGITGSALADDPRVASRLDREWDETLRSSYNRYPQGKLEDVYGTVRALDAAGVDVLAGTDVSMPETFFGGLAHGASLHHELQYLVEAGLTPERALRAATATAARRFRLSDRGRVAEGLRADLLLVDGDPTSNISDTLNTRAIWRRGARLAE; encoded by the coding sequence ATGACACTCACCGCGATCGCCAACGCCCGGCTCTTCGACGGGGAAAAGTCCCTCGGCGTGCGGACTGTGGTCCTCGACGGCACGAGGATCGTCCAGGTCGGCGGCGAGATCCCCGCGGGCAGCGAGATCGTCGACGGCGCCGGAGCCACCCTGCTGCCCGGGCTCATCGACGCCCACGTCCACTCCGCCCCGGGTTCGCTGGCGCTGGCCCTGCGGTTCGGGGTGACGACCGAGCTGGAGATGCAGGGGATGAACACCCGGGAGAACCGGGCGCACCTCACCGACGACGACACCGTGGCCGACGTGCGGTCCGCCGGTTTCGGCATCACGCCGCCCGGCGGTCATCCCAGCGAGCTGATGCCCGAGGGATTCCGGCCGAAGTGGGAGCTCCCGCCGGTCATGCCCGTCATGCCGTTCTCCACCACGCCCGAGGAAGCGGCCGCCTTCGTCCCGCAGCTCCTCGCCCGCGGCTCGGACTTCATCAAGTTCATGATCGACGACGGCAGCGTGGAAGGACATCCCGGACTGCCGTGTCTCGACCAGGCCACCGTGAACGCCGGGGTCGCGGAAGCCAAGAAGTACGGCGCCCTCACCGTCGCGCACGCCTTGACCGCGGAGGCGACCAGAATGGCCGTCGAAGCGGGCATCGACGGGCTCGCCCACGTGTTCATGGACGAGCCGCACACCCCGGAGATCATCCGCCTGGTCAAGGACGCGGGCATGTTCGTCATCCCCTGCATCACCCTCAACGCCTCGCTGATGGGAATCACCGGCAGCGCGCTCGCCGACGACCCCCGGGTCGCCTCGCGGCTCGACCGCGAGTGGGACGAAACCTTGCGCTCCAGCTACAACCGCTATCCGCAGGGCAAGCTCGAAGACGTGTACGGCACCGTGCGCGCCTTGGACGCCGCTGGCGTCGACGTGCTGGCCGGCACCGACGTCTCGATGCCCGAGACGTTCTTCGGGGGTCTCGCGCACGGGGCGAGCCTGCACCACGAACTGCAGTACCTCGTGGAAGCCGGTCTCACCCCGGAACGAGCCTTGCGCGCCGCCACCGCGACCGCTGCCCGCCGCTTCCGCCTCAGCGACCGCGGCCGGGTCGCCGAAGGACTGCGCGCCGACCTCCTGCTCGTCGACGGCGACCCGACCAGCAACATCAGCGACACGCTCAACACCCGCGCCATCTGGCGTCGCGGCGCCCGCCTGGCGGAATGA
- a CDS encoding dihydrofolate reductase family protein: MRKIVSTLFVSLDGVVEAPDQWSLSYWNDELEHAVGDGMADADAMLLGRVTYEGFAEAWPGRTDDPGAEFMNSVPKYVASTTLTATDWHNTTLLRGDLGEAIADLKSGAGGDIMTSGSTTLVRWLLSHGLVDELTLLQYPVVVGKGRRLFPAEGPQLDFVLADTTAFRNGVLRLVYRPSDE, translated from the coding sequence ATGCGCAAGATCGTGTCCACTTTGTTCGTCTCGCTCGACGGCGTGGTCGAAGCGCCGGACCAGTGGTCGCTCTCGTACTGGAACGACGAGCTCGAACACGCGGTGGGCGACGGCATGGCGGACGCCGACGCGATGTTGCTCGGCCGCGTGACCTACGAGGGCTTCGCCGAGGCGTGGCCCGGACGCACGGACGACCCGGGCGCGGAGTTCATGAACAGCGTGCCGAAGTACGTCGCGTCCACCACCCTGACCGCGACGGACTGGCACAACACGACGCTCCTGCGCGGCGACCTCGGCGAGGCGATCGCGGACCTGAAATCCGGGGCGGGCGGCGACATCATGACCAGCGGAAGCACCACGCTGGTGCGCTGGCTCCTGTCGCATGGGCTGGTGGACGAGCTGACCCTGCTGCAGTACCCGGTGGTGGTCGGCAAGGGGCGGCGGTTGTTCCCGGCGGAGGGACCGCAGCTGGACTTCGTGCTGGCGGACACGACGGCGTTCCGCAACGGCGTGCTGCGGCTGGTTTACCGGCCTTCCGACGAGTAG
- a CDS encoding LLM class flavin-dependent oxidoreductase, protein MRAATTVEASSGWPDTRDFVLEAEKLGLGECWVAEAWGSDGPSVLGYLAARTDRIRLGSGIMQLGVRTPVAAAQAALTLAEMSGGRFALGLGASGPQVVEGLHGVPFARPLTRMRETVQIIRSAFAGEKISFAGKAFQIPLPGESRPMRLSTAPNEDIPIYLATLSPRMLELTGELADGWLGTSFVPEGADAYFRHLDAGLAKAGRSRGDLVVCQGAEVAFASDEDELRPMVAGRKKELAFSLGGMGSASTNFYHDAYRRQGWADVAAEVRQRWQSGDRDGAAGLVTDEMVLATTLIGTEDMVRARLKVWRAAGVDTVRLYPAGETLEERLATLGRALELVTEVP, encoded by the coding sequence ATGCGCGCGGCCACCACCGTCGAGGCGTCGTCGGGCTGGCCGGACACCCGGGATTTCGTGCTGGAGGCGGAAAAACTGGGGCTCGGCGAATGCTGGGTGGCCGAGGCGTGGGGTTCGGACGGGCCGTCGGTGCTCGGCTACCTCGCGGCGCGCACGGACCGGATCCGGCTCGGCTCCGGGATCATGCAGCTCGGCGTGCGCACGCCGGTCGCGGCCGCGCAGGCCGCGCTGACCTTGGCCGAGATGTCCGGCGGCCGGTTCGCACTGGGGCTGGGCGCGTCCGGTCCGCAGGTGGTCGAGGGGCTGCACGGGGTGCCGTTCGCGCGCCCGCTGACCCGGATGCGCGAGACGGTGCAGATCATCCGGAGTGCGTTCGCCGGGGAGAAGATCTCGTTCGCCGGCAAGGCTTTCCAGATCCCGTTGCCCGGAGAGTCCCGCCCGATGCGGCTGTCGACAGCGCCGAACGAGGACATCCCGATCTACCTGGCCACGCTGTCGCCGCGCATGCTGGAACTCACCGGCGAACTCGCCGACGGCTGGCTGGGCACGAGCTTCGTCCCGGAGGGGGCCGACGCCTACTTCCGCCACCTCGACGCAGGGCTCGCGAAAGCCGGTCGCAGCCGCGGCGATCTCGTGGTGTGCCAAGGCGCGGAGGTCGCGTTCGCGTCCGATGAGGACGAACTGCGTCCGATGGTCGCCGGGCGGAAGAAGGAGCTGGCGTTTTCGTTGGGCGGCATGGGTTCGGCGAGCACGAACTTCTACCACGACGCGTACCGCAGGCAAGGTTGGGCGGACGTCGCGGCTGAGGTGCGGCAACGCTGGCAGTCCGGCGATCGCGACGGTGCGGCCGGGTTGGTCACCGACGAGATGGTGCTCGCGACGACGTTGATCGGCACCGAGGACATGGTTCGCGCGCGGTTGAAGGTGTGGCGTGCGGCCGGGGTCGACACGGTTCGGCTGTATCCGGCGGGGGAGACCCTGGAGGAACGGCTGGCGACGCTGGGCCGGGCACTCGAGTTGGTAACGGAAGTGCCCTGA